The following DNA comes from Alienimonas californiensis.
GGCAGGCGATCCGGCCCGATCTCCTCGAATTTGGGGTGGTACGGCGGCCGCGGCAGGCGGACGGTGGTGACGCCCTCCTGCGAGCGGAAGAACGGCGGCTCATCGGCGGCGGGCAGGGGGAACCACACCCGCAGCCGCACGTCCACGCTGCCCCGCCGATCGGCCGGCACCCGCTCCGCGGCGACGGCTTGACCAAGGCTCCATTCCGCGTCCTCCCACGCCTGCCGATCCGCCCAGAACCCGCCCAAGGTGACGAACAGGTCCGCCGCCAGGCTCAGCAGCACCCCGGCGACGGCCAGCGTGCGGACGTTCTCCCCCGGCCGCTTCGAACCCCGCCCGCCGGACCAGGTCAGTCGGCCGGTCAGGATCGCCGCCGTCGTCCAGGCCAGGGTGGCGATCTCGCCCCACCAACTCAGCGCCGCCAGCCACGGCTCGGTCCGGCTGAAGTCGGCCTTCCACTGCGGCCACCACAGCCAGACGACCGCCGCGCACAGACACCACAGCACGCCGACGGCGATCAGCCGGTTCAGGCAGGTCCGCAGGACGGGGAGAAACGCCAGCGGATCCGGCTCCTCCTCCGGCGGCGGAGCGGGGGCAAACGGGGTCGCCCGCCCGTCGCGGAAGTCCGGTTCGAACGGGTCGGCGGTTGCGTCAGGTCCGATCACGGGGGAAGTGTAGGCTCTCAGTCCGAACCGTTCGGCGCCGTTCGCCTACTCACGCATCGCGCTTTGCCTCATCTCGCGCTCCTGCCTCGTCTCGTACGGCGTTCGCCATGACGATTGGCCCGGACGGGCGGCTTTGGCGGGAGCTGATCCAGGTCGCGGAAGCCTGCGGGATCGCGGCGCTGTTTCTCGTGGTCGTGTGCGGCGGGTATGCGTCCGTCATCGCCGGGCGGGAGGCCCGACGCGACGGACGGGAGATCGCCGCTCGGCGGTTCGCCCTGCTGGCAATTCTGCACGGAACCCTTTGGCAGTTCGCCCCGCTGTGGTGGACCTGGCCGGCGCTGATCACCGGAAGCCTGACGGCGGTGATTCTGCACGTGCTCGCGCTGTGCTTCCTCCCGCCGGCCCTGCTCGGCGGCCGGCTGCTCTACCAATTGATACAGGGTCCGGGCGGCCACTCGCTGGGCGGCGAGATCCTCGAACCCTCGGGGGAACGCCCACCCGACGACCCGCCGATTTGAGTCCTTGTAGACGACGAAACGCCCTCCGCACAGGGTCGGAACGGCGGGTAGAATCAGGGGTCCGTTCGTGCGTCTCCCCCCTCGTTCGCCCGTGATTCGTCGCCGCTCGTTCGCCGTCGCTCTGACCTGCTGCGCCGTGCTCGGGGGGACGGCGCGCTCCGGGGCCGCCGCGGAAGGCGGGTCGGACCCGGCGGCGCTGCGGCCGCTGCTCGATAAGTTCTGCGTGGACTGCCATGGGGAGCTGTACGCCGAGAACGAATTCCGCCTCGACGCCGCCGCGTTGGAGTTGTCCGCCCAGGGGGGCCGGCTGGACGACGAGACGCTCGCGGCGCTGGTCAAGGTGCACGACCGGATGAAGAGCGGCGAGATGCCTCCGCAGGAAGCCCCCGCCGCCCCCAGCGAGACGCTCCGGGGCCACTCCGTCGCCGCGTTGGAGGCGATGCTGCACGAGGCCGACCGCCTGCGGCAGTGCGAAGAGGGCCGCACCCGCCTGCGGCGGATGACCCGCGGCGAGTACCAGCACGCGGTTCACGACCTATTGCACATCGACGTCCCGCTGGCCGGCATCCTGCCGGGCGACGGCGTCGCCCACGGGTTCGACCGCACCGTCGACGCGCTGGGCACCAGCTCTGTGCTGGTAGACGGCTACCTGGAGGCGGCCGGCGTCGCCGTGGACGCCGCCGGGATCATCCGCCCGCAGCCGGAGACCGTCACCGAACGGCACAGCTACCTCACGCACAAGAAGTACGAGAACATCCGCAAGCCGGGCAATCCGGTGCTGCTCGTCCTGCCGGACGCCCTCGCCGCGTTCGAGCCCAACTACAGCCCCACGGAGCTGCACAGCTTCAAATGCGAATACCCCGGCCGCTACCGGGTGAAGATCAGCGCCTACGCCTTCAACCACGACCCGGCCCGGGCGGAGCCGGTGGTCTACCGAACCTTCAAAGGCGAGTTCAATCCGGCGGACCGGACGAAGACGCTGGTCGATCACTTCGCCGCCCTCCCCAAACCGCTCGATCCGCCGGCGGACTGGGAGCCGGCGCCGGTCGAGTTCGAAACGAGCTTCGCCGAGGGGGAGACGCTGAAGTTCGTCCCCTACGACATCGGCTACAAGATCCGGCAGGAGACCCCGCCGCACTCCACGGAGAACGCAGTCGCGATCCGGTGGGTCGAGATCACAGGCCCATTGATGGAGGAGACGCCCTCACCGGCCTACCGCGCCGTCTTCGGCGACAACCCGGTCGTCTGGACGAACCGGGCGGAGTCCGAGGGCAAGCACTGGATTAAAAAGACCTACGCCGTTCACTCCGACACGCCGCACGAGGACGTCCGCCGCCTGCTGAACCGACTGGCGACCGAGGCCTTCCGCCGGCCGCTCCGCGACGGGGAGCTGGACGAATTATTCGGTCTGCTGGACGAACGGATCGACGCCGGGGTGACCTTCGGCGAGGTGATGAAGCTGGGGGTGACTGCGATCCTGTGCGACCCGGCGTTCCTGACGATCGGCGGCGAATCCGGCCGCGACACGGACTTCGTCCCCACCCCCGAAGGCGAAACCCCGGCCCCGCAACCGCTGGAGCCGCACGCGCTCGCCAGCCGGCTCAGCTTCATGCTGTGGGGTTCGATCCCCGACGCCGCGTTGCGGGCGAAGGCGGACGACGGCTCCCTCAGCGATCCGGCCGTCTACCGGGCCGAGGCGGAGCGGCTGCTGGCCGACCCGAAGCACGAGCGCTTCAACCGGGACTTCCTCGATCAGTGGCTCGATCTGGCCTGGATCGACGCCAGCGTGCCGGACCCCGGCCTGGCGCCGGAGTACGACGAGGCGCTGCACCCCGCGATGGTCGAGGAGACCCGCCGCACCTTCGAATACATGCTGGACGAGAACCGCCCGGCCCGGGAGATCGCCGACGCCGACTGGGCGATCCTCAACGCCCGGCTGGCGACGCACTACGGCTTCGATCCGGCGGAGCTGGGGCTCGATCCGGTCGGGTTCCAGAAAGTCTCGCTGCCGGCGGACAGCGTGCGGGGGGGCTTCCTCACGCAGGCGGCGATCGCCAAGGTCACGGCGAACGGCACGCACACCAGCCCGGTGCTACGGGGGCAGTTCGTGATGGACGCGATCCTCGGCCTGCCGATTCCGCCCCCGCCGCCGAACATCCCCGCCGTGGAGCCGGACATCCGCGGGGCGGAGACGATCCGCGAGATCCTCGCCGCCCACCGGGCCGACCCCGCCTGTGCGACCTGCCACAAGAAGATGGACCCGGCCGGCTTCGCGATGGAGCAGATGGACGTGGTCGGCACCTACCGCGAACGCTACCGCCTGCCGCGGGGGCCGGGGGAGCGGATTGAATCGCAGGTGGGCAACCGCAAGATTCGCATCTTCGTTGCCCTCGAGGTGAACCCTGCGGACACCCTGCCGGACGGCCGGTCGTTCTTGAACCTGAAGGAGTTCAAGGCGCTGCTGGCCGAGGACGACCGACAGCTCGCCCGCAGCCTTGCGGAGAAATGGTTGATCTACGGCACCGGCGAGGGCTGCGGCTTCGCCGATCGCCGGGCCGTCGACACGATCCTCGACGAGGCCGCCCCGGACGACTACGGCCTCCGCACCCTGCTGCTGGCGACGGTGTGCAGCGACGCTTTTAAACGTCGCTGACCGAACGCCGCCGACCCGGCCCCGCCGTTGTCTTCACCTCTTCTATACACCCCTGCGTCACTCCATGTTCGCCCCCGTCGCCCGCCGCCCGCTGTCCCGACGTACGTTGTCCCGACGTACGCTGCTCCGCGGCGCCGGCGTGGCGATGGCGTTGCCGTTGCTCGAACGCTTCGCCCCGGGGGCGCTGCGGGCGTCGGACGGCCGCGGGCCGGGGCGGATGGTCTGCCTGTGCGCCACGCTGGGCCTGCACCAGCCGCTGTTCACCCCGGAGGGAACCGGCCGCGGCTACAAGATGTCGCCGTACCTGGAGCCGTTGGCCCGGCACCGGGACGACTTCACCGTGTTCAGCGGGCTGTCGCACCCGGAGGTCGACGGCGGGCACAGCAGCGAGGCCAGCTTCCTGACGGCCGCCCCGGACCCGGCCTCCAGCAATTTCCGGAACAGCATCAGCCTGGACCAGTACGCGCTGGACTACCTGAACCCGGACACCCGCTTCCCGCACCTGACCCTCGGCATCGCCGGGCCGAGCCTCAGTTGGACGCGGGCCGGCGTGCAGATCCCTGCTCAGAACAGCCCGAGCAAACTGTTCGAGGCGCTGTTCCTCGACGGCTCCGAGGAGCAGAAACAGGCTCGCACCGCGGCCATCACCAACGGTCGCAGCGTGTTGGACGTCGTCGCCGCTCGCGCCAAACGGCTGCACGACCGCAGCCCGGCCGGCGACCGCCGGACGCTGGATCAGTACTTCACCAGCGTCCGGGAACTCGAACAGCGGATGCAGGCCTCCGAGGCCTGGGTCACCAAGCCGAAGCCGCGGGTGGATTATAAACAGCCGGAGGACGTGAAGGACCGGGCGGACTTCGTCGCCAAGCAGACGTTGATGTACGACATGATGCGGCTGGCCCTGCAAACGGACAGCACGCGGGTGATCACGCTGATGCTCTCCGGCAACAACCTCGTCCCGCCGCTCGACGGCATCGACGTCGACTGGCACAACCTCTCCCACCACGGCAAGGACCCGGAGAAGATCGCCCAGCTCCGCCATATCGAATTGGAGGAGATGCGGCTGCTGGCCGGCTTCCTGGACTCCCTCGCCGACACCCCGGAACTCGGCGGCGGGGTCGGCGGGCGACTGCTGGACTCCACACTGGTGCTGTTCGGCTCGAACCTCGGCGACGCCTCGATGCACGACACCCGCAATATGCCGATGCTCCTCGCCGGCGGCTCGGCCCTCGGGGTGAAGCACGCCGGGCACCTGGCCTTCGACAAGGAAGACCACCCGCCGCTGTGCAACTTGTACGTGACCATGTTGCAGGCCCTCGGCGTGGAGACCGACCGCTTCGCCACCGGCACGAGCACGTTGACCGGGCTGGAACTCGGGTGACCGGCGCCCAAGCCGGACGCATGCGTCCGGCTGAGGGGCTCGCGTCGCCCGCTCACCACCCCATCCGTTGCAGCACGCCGCAGAAGATCAGCATCGGCAGGGTGACGATCGCCACCGCCCACGGTCCCATCGCGGAGAGGTCGGTGTCGTCCGGCACGCCGCGGAAGATGCCCGGGGCGTCCATCAGCAGCCAGAGGGCCTGCACGACGGGCAGGATCATCAGGAAGAACCGGGCGAAGGTCCAATCGTCCCACGTCGTGTCGTCGACCCAGAAGCGGCCGGGCCAACCCGGGTCGTAGCGCACCGCGACCGTCGGCGGATTGGGCGGAACGCGGCCCCCGTGGACCGCCCGCCGCAGCCAGCCGGTGAGCGCCGGCGAGAGGTCCGGGTTCGGCCCGGCGTCGAACCGGATGCCGATCGCCCCCGCCTGCGGCCCGTCCGGCGTGGGGAACCGCACCCGCAGCCGGACCTGCCGGACGCCGTGTTTGTCCGGCGGGCCGATCTCCGCGGAGAGGACTTCGCCCGCCACGGCGACACTTTGGGCCTCGCCCCGCCGATCCGCCCAGGCCTGACTGACGGTCACGCCGAGGTCCGCGGTCACGCTCAGCAGCATGCCGACCCACGCCCACCGAGCCGCCCGCCGCCGGTCCGCCAGCCTCCGCCAGTCAAAGGGCGTGGTCGGCGGACCGATGTTGCTCAGCGAGAGGTTCGCCCGCCCGCTCAGCAGGGCGAACAGACACCACAGCAGCGCCACCGCGTCGCCCCACCAGCCGAGAACCGCCCGCCACGGCTCGGTGCGATGACACTCCAAAACCCACCAGTCCCACCACAACCAGCAGGCGAGCACGACCCCGCCGACGAGGAGCGTCGCATTGACGGCCCGACGGGCGACGGAGGGCCGCTCGGTCGGCTGGAACGAAGGGCTCACCCCGCCGGGAAGAGGTCGGAGAGCTTCAACTGAAGGCCCGGCAACACCGGCTCCCCGGGCAGGGCGTCGCCGTGGCGGAACGTCGCCGAATCGTCCGGTCCCCGCCAGACGGTCGCGGTGCGCGTTTCCGGGTCCACCTCCCACACCCGGACCACGCCGGCGGCGAAGTAGACCGCCCGCTTCCGCCGCATCTCCTGCGCCGTATTGCCCGGGGACAGCACCTCAACCACCAACGCCGGCGGCACGTCGCTGAAGCCCCGCGCCTGCAATCCGTCCGGCCGGTCCGCCGCGGGGGTGAAAGAGACGTCCGGCGCCCGCAGGCCGTCCGGCAGATTGAAGAAGCCGTCGGCCCCGTGCAGGTGACCCAGGCGTCGCGGGGTCACGAAGTTCCACAGCAACGCCCCGATCGTGAGGCCGATGGAGGAGGACAGGTCGCTCACGGCCTTCTCGATTAAGGTGCCGTCAATCAGCTCGTACAGGCCTCGGCCGCGCCGGTTCGCCGCTTCCCAGTCCGCCACGGTCGCTTCGCCCGGGGGAGGGTCTCCCAGGATGCGCGACGCCGGGATCGGGCCGAACCGTTCGCTCAGGTCCGCGACGGTGAGCCCCGGCCGGTAGGGGCGGCGACGCGCGGGGGCGTCCCTCTCGGGCGGCGGGACGACGGGAACGGCGGGAGCGGACATCCCGCCAGTCTACCGCGGCGAGGGGGGCCGGAGGGAACGGAAGAGAACGGGGCGTCAGGTGGATGGCGGAACCCGGACCAACCCGTCCGCGTTCCACGTCTAACCGCGGCGCGCGCAGCACCCAGAGCCCGCGCCTTCCCCAGAGTGCCGCGTCGGCCCGTCCCCCGCGGGTCGCCGGCGTTTCCCGTGTTCCCCCCGCGCGCCGGGGGGCGTCGGGGCGGATTGCCGGTCGTGCGGATCGTGCGGCGCGTTGAGAACCCGGCGCCGCGGTCCTACAGTTCCCGCCCGACCGTCCGCCGCGGCGCCCCTCACAGAACGACACAGTCCATGCGCGACCCCCTTTCGAACCTTTCCGGAAACGGGCTCGGCGGGTTCGACCCGGTCCGGAGCCCGCAGTTGAACCGCGGCGGGCCGGCCCAGCAGCGGCAGATGACCATCGGGGACCTGCTCCTCGAGAACCGGATCATCTTCCTCGCCGGCCCGATCATGGACGAGTCGGCGAACCTCGCCGTGATGAAGCTGCTGTATCTCCAGAGCGAGAACCGCAAGCAGGACATCCACCTGTACGTCAACAGCCCCGGCGGCAGCGTGACCGCCACGATGGCGATCTACGACACGATGCGGTTCGTCGACTGCGACGTGTGCACCTACTGCGTCGGCCTGGCGGCCAGCGGCGGGGCGATCGTGCTGGCCGGCGGCACCAAGGGCAAACGCTACGCCCTGCCGCACGCCAAGATGATGATCCACCAGCCGCACGGCGAAGTCGGCGGGCAGGTGAGCGACATCGAGATCCAGGCGGAGGACATCATCGCCACCCGCCACACGCTGAACCAGATCCTCGCCAACCACACCGGCCAGGACATCGAGACGATCGCCCGGGACACCGAACGCGACCGCTACCTCACCGCCAAGGCCGCCGTCGAATACGGCCTGATCGACGAGGTCCTGCAAAAGCAGCACGATGCCGAGACCAGCCCCGGCTGACCCCCCGCCGTGAGCCCGAAGCGCAAGCGAGGGGTTCGACGTTCGCTGATGTTCCACGCCGCCATTCGTTCACACGCCGCCCGGCCTCGCTTGCGCTTCGGGCTCACTTCAGGAAGCCGACCATGACCACCCTCGTTCCCTACGTCATCGACAAGCAGGGCCGCGACGAGCGGGCGATGGACATCTACTCCCGGCTGCTCCGGGACCGGATCGTCATCATGGGCACCCAGGTCAACGACCAGGTCGCCAACAGCCTCGTCGCCCAGTTCCTCTACCTGCAGTTTGAGGATCCGAAGGCGGACATCCACTTCTACATCAACTCGCCCGGCGGGTCGGTGACGGCGGGGATGGCCATCTACGACACGATGCAGTTCATCTCCTGCGACGTGGCGACCTACTGCCTCGGCCAAGCCGCCAGCATGGGCGCCCTGCTCCTCACCGCCGGCGCAGCGGGCAAACGGTTCGCCCTGCCGAACAGCCGGATCATGATCCACCAGCCGCTCGCCGGGTTCCAGGGGACGGCGACGGACCTGGACATCCACGCCAAGGAGGTCATCCGCACGAAGCGCCGGATGAACGAGATCCTCCAGAAGCACACCGGCCGCGATCTGGAAGAGCTGGAGCGGGACACCGACCGCGACAAGTTCCTCTCCGCCGCCGAAGCCGCGGAGTACGGGCTGATCGACAAGGTCGTGGAAGACCTCTCCGGCGCCGGCGTGGCCCCCACCGGCGACTGACCGGCGACGCCTGACCGCGAGCCGGTCCCGCCGTTAGACTCACGCGACCCGGGCGCCGCGGCGTCCGGGTCGCGTTCTGTTTGGACGCCGCCACGATCCCGCCGAGGCCGCCGCCCGCATGAGCCTGCCGGAACCGCTCCCGCTGTGGCTTGCCGTTCCGGCCGCGGCGCTGGTCGTGGGCGCGGCGTGGTGGACCTTCGGCCGCCCGGGGGCGCCGCGGCGGCGGCCCTGGGTCGTGTGGGGCGCCGGCGGGGCGGCCTGCCTGCTCGTCCTGTGGACGCAGGGGTTTGGCTACCTGCTCGAACGGGACGAGCTGATCTGGTGGCCGGTGGTGGCGGTCGGCCTGGCGTACGGCTGGTCCGCCGCCCGGGGACGATGGCGGAAGAAAGAACTGCCGCCTGGCGCCCGCCGGCTGCTCGCCGCGGCGGCGGCGCTGCTGTTCTCCGCCCCGCTGTTCTCCGTCACCGCGGAGGTTCTGCGGACCCGCCGGGAAACCCGCTGGGCGGTTCAGCGGAACCTGACCGGAACGATGGGCGAGGTCTGGGCGACTGTCATCGAGGACGTGCCCGGCCGGGTGGCGATCGGCGGCGTGTGCGCACTCGTGGCGCTCGCCGCCCTGCGGACCGCCCGCGGCCGCGAGGCGCCCGCCCCGGCGCCGGAGGGGGCGCCATGAGGTCCGACCCCTTTCCCACGGAACTGCTGATCCAGTTCGCGTTCGTGAATCTCCCGGTCGCGGCGGGCCTGGCGGCGTTGCTGTGGGCCGCCCTGCGGTTGTGGGCGACGGACCGGCTCGCCGCGGCGTTGCTGGGCGTCGCGGCCGGTCTGGTAACGGTCGAGTCCTCCGCCGACTTCGTCCGTGAACTCCTCTTCTGGCAGGACCCTGACTGGAGGATTACGCACTGGTCCTTCCACCTGCGGCATGGCGACTGGGTCGCGCCGCCCCGGCTGCTGGCCCTCGCCGCGGCCTGCGGGCTGGCGGCGGTGTGGCGGTGCGGGCGGCCGGCGCCGGCTCATCCCCCGCTTCGCAGCGAGGACGGATCATGAGCGGCGACGTCCTCAACTGGCTTGGGGCGCTGCTCGGCCTGCCGCTGGCGGCGGTGGGCGTCGGCGGGCTCGTCCTCGCCTGGCGGAATCGGCGCACCAAGCCGACAGCGGCCCGGATGTTCGCCCTCGGCGTCGTCCTGCTGCTGGGCAACGCCGGTGTGGAACTCGTCATCTACACGCTCTTCCCCCTGCACGAGTGGATTGATTCGGCGATCTTGGACGCGCAGGTCGCCTACCTGCTGGCCGGGGCGGCGCGACAGGCGTTCGTCGTGACCGCGGCGCTGCTGATCACCGCCGCGGTGTTCGTCACCGAGGACCCGACCGAACGTCCCGAGCCCGGCGGGACGGTCGAATGAGTCTTTGGGAGGGCGAACTGACAACAGTCGGCATCTGGACGTGGTGGTTCGTCATCACCACGGCGACGGTCGTGTTCGGCATCCGCGGGTGGCGGCGGGGGGCGCCCGGCGGCCGGTGGGCGCTGCTGGCCGGCGTGCTGGGGCTCGGCACGGGGCTGGCGCCGTGGGCGACCGGGCTGGCGTACTTTTTGGCAGGCCGGGGCGAGCCGGCGCTGAGTGAGGCGATGACCGCCGCCGCCTACTTCGCCTCGCCCGTCCTGTGGGCGGCGTCGCAGCTGTCGGTGATCGCGGCGGTCGCGACGATGTGGCGGATGCTGGACCGCGAGCGCCCGCCGAGAATTCCTGCCCAAGGGGGAACCGATGCAGCCGGCTGACGCGGTCACGTTGCGGTTCGCCGTCGGCATTGGGCTGGCCGCGGTTTGGGTCACCCCGCTGGTCGCGGCGGCGCGCCGTCGCGGAGGCGCGTTGTTCCGCCCGCCGGGGTGGAGCACGCTGATCGCGGCGGGGGCGTGCGGTCTCGCCGCGGCGGCGCTGACGATCGGGGCCGCCTCCTTTTGGTCGCCGTGGGTCACTAATGGGTGGGGGCACGCCGCCCGCCAGCAGGACGCCGCGGAACGCGGGGCCGCCCTGCTCGCCGCCGCGGCTCAAGGGCTCTGCCTGCTGGCGCTCGTCTTCGCCTGGCGGGGGTGGGAATCGACCGGCCCGACCGGAGCTCCCGCGGCGTCGGCCACGGACGACGAGCCGAACCCGCTGGACGCTCCTTTCCCTCCGAGGGAGACGCCCTCGTGAACGAACGGGTCCTGGCCGCGGTGATCGGCGGGTGGTGTTTGCTGTGGCTCGCAGCCACGGCGGCCCCCGGCTTCGCCGGCTGGCATCGCCGGGACGCCGGTTTGCCGGGCGGAAAGCGGGCGATCGCGGCGGCCCTGTGCGGGTCTGCCCTGCCCGCGTTCCTCGCCGGGCTGTGCCTGGTGCGGGCCGTCTGGGCGGACGACGCCCCGATCTGGCTGCACCCGACCTTCGCCCTGCGATTCAAAGTGGCGTCGATCGCGTTGCCGGCGCTCTGGATCGTGTCGCTCGGATTGACGGTGTCCGCGGGGGCCGCGGCGACGGCCGCCGCCGCGCCCGAGCCCCCAGGTCGCGGGAAGGGGCCGGGGTGATGAGCGACCGCTGGCTCAGTCCGCTGTCGGTGTCGGCGGCGGTGGCACTGATGGGGATCTGGACGGCCGGACTGGTCGTCGCCTACCTACAGGGGGAACGGTCGGGGGAGCGTCCCCCCGGTACGCGGCGGCGGATCGTGGGGGGAGCGCTCGGCCTGTCCTTTGCCTCGCTGCCGCTCCTCGCCCCGTTCCTGCGGGACAGTGCGGCACTGGTGTTGGCGGGAACCGTCGTGGTCACGCACCAACTCGCCGCGGGGCTGACGTTTAGCGGCACGCTGGCGGCGTGGCGGGCCGCGGAGCGACGGGAACCGCCGGCCGTGGCGCCGCCGGCCGTGGCGTCGGGTTTGGAGGACGGCGGGGGTGCCGCCCGCTAGGCTCACGTCGTCCCGCCCCGCTCCTTCGTCGGCCGCCGCATGAACGCCGCCGCCCCGCCGCCGGACGCCGCCGCTCAGAGGGCGGAGCGATGATGGCCGGGGGATTGCTTTTCGTCGTGCTCGGCGGGATGTGGGTCCTGAACTGGCTCGCCGTGGTCCTGCTGACCGGGGCGCTGGGCCTGCGTCGCCGCCGCTGGGGCACCCCGGGCGGCGGCTGGGCGCTGGCCTCCGCCGCGCTGCACGTGGTCGCGGCGGTGGGGATCGTCCTCTGGGCGCTCGCCGGCACGTTCCTCGGGGGCTCGCTGAGCGGGGGCGGCGTGATCCTCGTCACCGCCATCATCGTGACGCTGCTGGCGACCTGGGTCGCCGCCCACGTCATGCTGGTCCGGGCTCTTTGGCTGGCGTGGTCCGCTGTCGACCTCGCCGTGGCGAGCCGGGCCGCTCACCCCGCCGACGGGAACCCGGCCGAAGCGCCCGCAGTCGGGGCGGCGCCGTGACTGAGGATTGGATCTTCCTGATGTATCTGGCGACTATTCTGGCGGGGGGCGCGATCGCGGGGCTGTGGACGTTCGCGTTCGTCCGGGCGGCGGCTCGGCGGAACTTTGGCGACGGCGGTCCGGCCCGGGCGCTCCGCCCCGACGCGACGGCCGGCACGGGGCGGGTGATGCTCGGCGCCGCATTCGGCGCGGCGATGGGCGCCGTGACAGCGTGCGGCGGACTGTTGGGAATTGCCGCCGCGGCCGGCGGGCGGGTCGAACTGCCGGAGGCCTTCCTCCTGTTCCTGCTGGCGATCCCGGTGGGGATCGTGGTCTGCCCCGGACTGGCGCTGTGGGGGCTCGTCGCGGCGTGGCGGGTCGCGGAGCAGGACCCGGACGGTCACGGCCCTGACCCCGCGGTCGCCGCCCCGCCCCCGCCGGGGGGCGGCGACGGGCTCGATGCGCTGGACGCCCCGTTCGCTCCGCCGCCGACCGGTCGGGGGGGCGACGGGTGAACGATCTCCCGATCGTCGTTGGGGTGGCGCTGCTCGCGGTGGGGTTCGCCACGATCCCCGGCTGGCTGGCGGTCGTCGGCGCCGGGCTGTGGCGGCGGGGCACGGCGGGCGGGCGGCTGGCGGTCGCCGCCGCGGGGCTGCTGGCGCCGTTCTCGCTGTGCCTGCTCGGCGTGGCGACGGTCATCGCCTGGCAGGAGTTGTTCCTGAGGAGGCCTGCACCGAGGCCTACACCGGAGTGGCTCGAGGCGATTCAGGAAGCGGTCGACGCGGCGCTCCCGTACGCCATCGTCCTGTTCCCGGCGGGGCTGGCGCTGGTCGCCCTGGCGGCGCGGGCGGCGCTGGTCGCGGCCTCCCGGCGGCTCGTCGAACCGTCTGAGGGAGGGGCGGGAGAATGAGCAACGACGCCGTGATCGTTCTGATGGCC
Coding sequences within:
- a CDS encoding Uma2 family endonuclease; this translates as MSAPAVPVVPPPERDAPARRRPYRPGLTVADLSERFGPIPASRILGDPPPGEATVADWEAANRRGRGLYELIDGTLIEKAVSDLSSSIGLTIGALLWNFVTPRRLGHLHGADGFFNLPDGLRAPDVSFTPAADRPDGLQARGFSDVPPALVVEVLSPGNTAQEMRRKRAVYFAAGVVRVWEVDPETRTATVWRGPDDSATFRHGDALPGEPVLPGLQLKLSDLFPAG
- a CDS encoding DUF1552 domain-containing protein; this encodes MSRRTLLRGAGVAMALPLLERFAPGALRASDGRGPGRMVCLCATLGLHQPLFTPEGTGRGYKMSPYLEPLARHRDDFTVFSGLSHPEVDGGHSSEASFLTAAPDPASSNFRNSISLDQYALDYLNPDTRFPHLTLGIAGPSLSWTRAGVQIPAQNSPSKLFEALFLDGSEEQKQARTAAITNGRSVLDVVAARAKRLHDRSPAGDRRTLDQYFTSVRELEQRMQASEAWVTKPKPRVDYKQPEDVKDRADFVAKQTLMYDMMRLALQTDSTRVITLMLSGNNLVPPLDGIDVDWHNLSHHGKDPEKIAQLRHIELEEMRLLAGFLDSLADTPELGGGVGGRLLDSTLVLFGSNLGDASMHDTRNMPMLLAGGSALGVKHAGHLAFDKEDHPPLCNLYVTMLQALGVETDRFATGTSTLTGLELG
- a CDS encoding DUF1592 domain-containing protein translates to MIRRRSFAVALTCCAVLGGTARSGAAAEGGSDPAALRPLLDKFCVDCHGELYAENEFRLDAAALELSAQGGRLDDETLAALVKVHDRMKSGEMPPQEAPAAPSETLRGHSVAALEAMLHEADRLRQCEEGRTRLRRMTRGEYQHAVHDLLHIDVPLAGILPGDGVAHGFDRTVDALGTSSVLVDGYLEAAGVAVDAAGIIRPQPETVTERHSYLTHKKYENIRKPGNPVLLVLPDALAAFEPNYSPTELHSFKCEYPGRYRVKISAYAFNHDPARAEPVVYRTFKGEFNPADRTKTLVDHFAALPKPLDPPADWEPAPVEFETSFAEGETLKFVPYDIGYKIRQETPPHSTENAVAIRWVEITGPLMEETPSPAYRAVFGDNPVVWTNRAESEGKHWIKKTYAVHSDTPHEDVRRLLNRLATEAFRRPLRDGELDELFGLLDERIDAGVTFGEVMKLGVTAILCDPAFLTIGGESGRDTDFVPTPEGETPAPQPLEPHALASRLSFMLWGSIPDAALRAKADDGSLSDPAVYRAEAERLLADPKHERFNRDFLDQWLDLAWIDASVPDPGLAPEYDEALHPAMVEETRRTFEYMLDENRPAREIADADWAILNARLATHYGFDPAELGLDPVGFQKVSLPADSVRGGFLTQAAIAKVTANGTHTSPVLRGQFVMDAILGLPIPPPPPNIPAVEPDIRGAETIREILAAHRADPACATCHKKMDPAGFAMEQMDVVGTYRERYRLPRGPGERIESQVGNRKIRIFVALEVNPADTLPDGRSFLNLKEFKALLAEDDRQLARSLAEKWLIYGTGEGCGFADRRAVDTILDEAAPDDYGLRTLLLATVCSDAFKRR
- a CDS encoding ClpP family protease, coding for MRDPLSNLSGNGLGGFDPVRSPQLNRGGPAQQRQMTIGDLLLENRIIFLAGPIMDESANLAVMKLLYLQSENRKQDIHLYVNSPGGSVTATMAIYDTMRFVDCDVCTYCVGLAASGGAIVLAGGTKGKRYALPHAKMMIHQPHGEVGGQVSDIEIQAEDIIATRHTLNQILANHTGQDIETIARDTERDRYLTAKAAVEYGLIDEVLQKQHDAETSPG
- a CDS encoding ATP-dependent Clp protease proteolytic subunit, with the translated sequence MTTLVPYVIDKQGRDERAMDIYSRLLRDRIVIMGTQVNDQVANSLVAQFLYLQFEDPKADIHFYINSPGGSVTAGMAIYDTMQFISCDVATYCLGQAASMGALLLTAGAAGKRFALPNSRIMIHQPLAGFQGTATDLDIHAKEVIRTKRRMNEILQKHTGRDLEELERDTDRDKFLSAAEAAEYGLIDKVVEDLSGAGVAPTGD